A single region of the Thermoanaerobacterium aotearoense genome encodes:
- the neuB gene encoding N-acetylneuraminate synthase, which translates to MFKIANRTISENSPVFVIAEAGVNHNGDLETAMKLVDVASEAGADAIKFQIFKTENLVIKEAEKAEYQKFTTSSDETQYDMLKKLELSYNDHIRIMEYCKRRNLIYLATPFDYESADMLEQADVPAFKIGSGDVTNIPFLKYIAKKKKPIILSTGMSNLGEIEEAIEAIKNTGNNSIILLHCTSNYPTEYKDVNLNAMITMKNAFKLPVGYSDHTLGIEVAIAAVSMGALIIEKHFTLDKRMIGPDHKASLEPSELKLMIKSIRNIEAALGNGIKRCRENEKNVRDVARKSIIAAKDIPSGSVITEEMLTTKRPATGLPPKFFYYLIGKKTRIHILKDTIIDFSMLE; encoded by the coding sequence ATGTTCAAAATAGCAAATAGAACAATATCAGAGAATTCTCCTGTATTTGTTATAGCTGAAGCGGGAGTGAATCATAATGGTGATTTAGAAACAGCTATGAAATTAGTTGATGTGGCGTCTGAAGCGGGTGCAGATGCAATAAAATTCCAAATATTTAAAACAGAAAATTTAGTAATTAAAGAGGCTGAAAAAGCTGAATACCAAAAATTCACTACATCTTCAGATGAAACACAGTATGATATGTTAAAAAAATTAGAGTTATCCTATAACGATCATATTAGAATAATGGAATATTGTAAAAGGCGAAATTTAATCTATTTAGCAACTCCTTTTGATTATGAAAGTGCCGATATGTTGGAACAAGCTGATGTACCTGCATTTAAAATTGGTTCTGGCGATGTTACAAATATCCCATTCTTAAAATACATTGCAAAAAAAAAGAAACCAATAATACTTTCTACAGGAATGTCTAATTTAGGTGAAATCGAAGAAGCGATAGAGGCGATTAAAAATACTGGTAACAATAGTATAATCTTATTGCATTGTACATCAAATTATCCAACCGAATACAAAGATGTTAATTTAAATGCAATGATCACTATGAAAAATGCTTTCAAGTTGCCTGTTGGTTATTCAGATCATACTCTTGGCATTGAAGTTGCAATAGCAGCAGTTTCGATGGGAGCATTGATTATTGAAAAACATTTTACTCTTGATAAAAGAATGATAGGCCCTGATCACAAGGCTTCACTTGAACCAAGTGAACTTAAGCTTATGATTAAAAGCATTAGAAACATAGAGGCGGCATTAGGAAATGGGATAAAAAGATGTAGAGAGAATGAAAAAAATGTCAGAGATGTAGCAAGAAAGTCAATTATTGCAGCTAAAGATATACCCAGCGGCAGTGTCATAACAGAAGAGATGTTAACTACAAAAAGGCCGGCAACTGGTTTGCCTCCTAAGTTTTTTTATTATTTAATTGGTAAAAAAACCAGAATTCATATTTTGAAAGATACAATTATTGACTTTTCTATGCTTGAATAA